The Phragmitibacter flavus genome contains a region encoding:
- a CDS encoding PQQ-binding-like beta-propeller repeat protein translates to MFRILPALVIAMVPFGGFAQLATKPLFWPDKQGPTRDSIVPEAEAEKLPLEWDEASGKGIEWRTAYEGEGHCSPVIGGDLVWFTSATKDGKKMYVYAINRHDGKVVHHKLVFENEAPEDLGNPLNNYAAPSCVLEEDAVYVHFGTYGTARLDPLTAEKVWERRDINARHFRGPGSSPALFGDLLVLTFDGIDKHFLTALNKKTGETVWLTNRSTDYKDLGPDGKPLLEGDYRKAYGTPTFAKVGEVDQLLSVGSRAAFGYEALTGKEIWTITHEEYNASSRPVVRDGVAYVNTGSGGAHLIAVKLDETTKGDVTKSHVLWDRDRRNSDLSSPLSINGYLFQVSGSGVGMCVDMKTGEDIWSERVSPGKFISAPLATKERLYFFSDAGFGTVVAAGPEFKVLAQNKFSEPVTASPAVADGALFVRTKTHLCKVVK, encoded by the coding sequence ATGTTCCGTATTCTTCCTGCTCTTGTGATCGCCATGGTGCCGTTTGGCGGCTTTGCCCAACTTGCGACGAAGCCGTTGTTCTGGCCGGACAAACAGGGCCCAACGCGGGACAGCATCGTGCCGGAGGCTGAGGCGGAAAAGTTGCCCCTGGAGTGGGATGAGGCGAGTGGGAAGGGGATCGAGTGGAGGACGGCTTATGAGGGCGAGGGGCATTGTTCGCCGGTGATCGGGGGAGATCTGGTGTGGTTTACGTCGGCGACCAAGGACGGGAAGAAGATGTATGTTTATGCGATCAACCGGCATGATGGCAAGGTGGTGCATCACAAGCTGGTTTTTGAGAATGAGGCACCGGAGGATTTGGGGAATCCGTTGAACAATTATGCGGCACCTTCGTGTGTGCTGGAGGAGGATGCGGTGTATGTGCATTTTGGCACTTACGGAACGGCGCGGCTTGATCCGTTGACGGCGGAGAAGGTTTGGGAGCGTCGCGACATCAATGCGCGGCATTTTCGGGGACCGGGATCGTCTCCGGCGTTGTTTGGGGATTTGCTGGTTCTGACGTTTGACGGGATCGACAAGCATTTTTTGACGGCGCTCAACAAGAAGACGGGCGAGACGGTTTGGTTGACGAATCGGAGCACGGATTACAAAGATCTGGGACCGGATGGCAAGCCGTTGTTGGAGGGGGATTATCGCAAGGCTTATGGGACGCCGACGTTTGCAAAAGTGGGGGAGGTGGACCAGTTGCTGTCGGTGGGGTCAAGGGCGGCGTTTGGTTATGAGGCGCTGACGGGGAAGGAAATTTGGACGATCACCCACGAGGAATACAATGCGTCGTCGCGTCCGGTGGTGCGGGATGGGGTGGCTTATGTGAACACGGGATCGGGGGGCGCGCATTTGATCGCGGTGAAGCTCGATGAAACGACCAAGGGGGACGTGACGAAGTCGCATGTGTTGTGGGATCGGGACCGGAGGAATTCGGATTTGTCGAGTCCACTGTCGATCAACGGGTATTTGTTTCAGGTGTCGGGTTCCGGGGTGGGGATGTGCGTTGACATGAAAACGGGGGAGGATATTTGGAGTGAACGGGTGTCACCGGGCAAGTTCATCTCGGCACCGCTGGCGACGAAGGAGCGCTTGTATTTTTTCAGTGATGCGGGGTTTGGGACGGTGGTGGCGGCGGGTCCGGAGTTCAAAGTGCTGGCGCAGAACAAGTTCAGTGAGCCGGTGACGGCGTCGCCTGCGGTGGCGGATGGGGCGTTGTTTGTGAGGACGAAGACGCATCTGTGCAAGGTGGTGAAGTGA
- a CDS encoding L,D-transpeptidase family protein, translated as MKFLLTLAIFVLALSSCVTTPEPNAGADYLSGLGGQVPQNPQRLDVAEPVSYWDDDGSSGQPWVLVDLNKQVAKFHRGNHVIGVAAISSGTHGRNTPAGNYKIIEKKREHFSNLYGHVEDASGRIVNDDATPRSSVPPGGKYVPAAMPYWMRLTNTGVGMHQGFLPGYPASHGCIRMDRNIVPVFYQHAFVGMPVTVVR; from the coding sequence ATGAAATTTCTGCTCACCCTCGCCATTTTCGTCCTCGCCCTCAGTTCCTGCGTTACCACACCCGAGCCAAATGCCGGTGCCGACTACCTCAGCGGGCTTGGCGGCCAGGTTCCCCAGAACCCCCAGCGCCTCGACGTAGCCGAACCCGTCTCCTATTGGGACGACGACGGTTCCTCCGGCCAGCCATGGGTGCTCGTCGACCTCAACAAACAAGTCGCCAAATTCCACCGAGGCAACCACGTCATCGGAGTCGCCGCCATCTCGTCCGGCACCCACGGACGCAACACCCCCGCCGGCAACTACAAAATCATCGAGAAAAAACGCGAACACTTCTCCAACCTTTACGGCCATGTCGAAGACGCCAGTGGTCGCATTGTCAATGACGACGCCACCCCCCGCTCATCCGTTCCCCCCGGTGGCAAATACGTTCCCGCCGCCATGCCTTACTGGATGCGACTCACCAACACAGGCGTCGGCATGCACCAGGGTTTCCTCCCCGGCTATCCCGCCAGTCACGGCTGCATCCGCATGGACCGCAACATCGTCCCCGTCTTCTACCAGCACGCCTTCGTCGGCATGCCAGTCACGGTCGTGCGATAA
- a CDS encoding anthranilate synthase component I family protein has product MTVLSAQLPVAAAFPAPVQVAASWRGREGLAFLDSSMRSGEQGRSMIAVEPESILRGRLMEDADGLKRLLKERKGEPGGLFGWVGFDGAFVFGVYDRTYVFDHARQVWCGEAPELGGGGDDETEGGLEGRLKFGPLMEKSDFCGRVERALEYIAAGDIYQVNLSYPWEAMWPEGRDAWGFYERLRAVSPAPHSAFYDLDGVQICCASPECFLTMEGRRVVTRPIKGTRPRGADAASDWSQAADLLASPKERAELVMITDLLRNDLGRVCEFGSVKVSGLCELERYAQVQHLVSTVEGELRPEVDHVEALLQCFPGGSISGAPKKRALEIIGELEPNPRGIYTGAMGYFGFDGTSQFNIVIRTAWVQGDRMRFYTGAGIVADSVPEREWEETQHKAAGLLKAAERF; this is encoded by the coding sequence ATGACGGTGTTGTCGGCCCAGCTTCCGGTGGCTGCTGCGTTTCCTGCCCCAGTGCAGGTGGCGGCGAGCTGGCGTGGTCGCGAGGGATTGGCGTTTTTGGACAGCTCGATGCGCAGTGGTGAGCAGGGGCGGTCAATGATTGCGGTCGAGCCGGAGTCAATTTTGCGCGGAAGGTTGATGGAGGATGCCGACGGCTTGAAGCGGTTGTTGAAAGAGAGGAAAGGGGAGCCGGGCGGATTGTTTGGCTGGGTGGGATTTGATGGAGCGTTTGTTTTTGGGGTGTATGACCGGACTTATGTTTTTGATCATGCCCGGCAGGTCTGGTGTGGGGAAGCACCGGAGTTAGGGGGGGGCGGTGATGATGAAACTGAGGGTGGTTTGGAAGGGCGATTGAAGTTCGGGCCCTTGATGGAGAAGTCGGATTTTTGTGGTCGGGTGGAGAGGGCGTTGGAATACATTGCGGCTGGGGACATTTATCAGGTGAACTTGTCGTATCCGTGGGAGGCGATGTGGCCCGAGGGGCGGGACGCGTGGGGATTTTACGAGCGGTTGAGGGCGGTTTCGCCGGCACCGCATTCCGCTTTTTATGATCTGGACGGGGTGCAAATTTGTTGTGCTTCGCCGGAGTGTTTTTTGACGATGGAGGGTCGGCGAGTGGTGACGCGGCCGATCAAGGGGACGAGGCCACGAGGGGCGGATGCGGCGTCTGACTGGTCACAGGCGGCAGATTTGCTGGCGTCACCGAAAGAACGGGCGGAGTTGGTGATGATTACTGATTTGTTGCGCAACGACCTGGGTCGGGTTTGTGAATTTGGCAGCGTGAAGGTGAGTGGTTTGTGCGAGTTGGAGCGGTATGCGCAGGTTCAGCATCTGGTTTCCACGGTGGAGGGTGAACTGCGGCCTGAGGTGGATCATGTGGAGGCATTGTTGCAGTGTTTTCCAGGGGGAAGCATCAGCGGGGCACCGAAGAAACGGGCGCTGGAGATCATTGGGGAGTTGGAGCCGAATCCGCGTGGCATTTACACCGGGGCAATGGGGTATTTTGGCTTTGATGGGACCAGCCAATTTAACATTGTGATCCGCACGGCATGGGTGCAGGGGGATCGGATGCGGTTTTATACCGGGGCGGGGATCGTGGCGGACTCAGTGCCGGAGCGGGAGTGGGAGGAGACGCAGCACAAGGCGGCGGGGTTGCTGAAGGCGGCGGAGAGGTTTTGA